Genomic window (Ruminococcus flavefaciens AE3010):
TGCGTCGATGTCAGCTGGAGAGGCCGTTACTCGTCTTGCAGGGCTCGATCTGAGAAAGCTCCATGTTATGCTGTTTTTCGGACTTGTCTGGGGAGCAGTATACTTCGGCGTTTTCTGCGCATTGGGAAAAGTAAGGCTAATTAGTAAATGCGGAGAAGACCTTTTTGTGGATAATACACAACAAACAGTTGAACGCATATTATAAAATGTAGAAAATTTTATGTTAGTATTGCAATTTTTTTATTAATGAATTATAATATTTGTATGCCGTGAATATCAGACGGATAAACCAATTAAGAGGAGAAACTTTGTCATGAAAGAATACGATGTAAACAAGGTGAAAAACATAGCATTTGCAGGCCATAACGGCTCGGGAAAAACTTCTCTTGCAGAAGCGATACTCTATAAGGCAGGAGCTTCCGACCGTCTTGGAAAGACTGCTGACGGCACAACAGTTTGCGATTACGATCCTGAGGAGATCAAGAGACAGATTTCGATAGGAACATCTCTTGCTGCCTTTGAATATAACGATCTTAAAGTTAATCTGCTCGATACACCCGGTCTGTTCGACTTTGCAGCCGAGATGATCGAGGGTATCAGAGCTTCCGATACTGTTATGATAACCGTTTCCGCCAAGTCCGGCGTTAAGGTCGGCGCAAGAAAGGCTTACGAGGAGGCTGTAAAGCAGGGGAAGTCAAAGATGTTCGTCGTTACCAAGATAGACGACAAGGACGCTAATTTCTTCAACGTGCTCACAGAGCTCAAGACTGTTTTCGGTCCTACAGTTTGCCCTGTAGTCGTACCTGTTGTAAGTAACGGTCAGATAGTGGAGTACGTTAATCTCATTGAGATGAAGTGCTATAAATATGACGGCAAGGGCAACGCTGTTGAGACAGAGATGCCTACAGCCGAGATATCCGAAAAGTTCGAGTACCGTATCGAGGGTCTTGTTGCAGCCGTTTCAGAGGCTGTTGCAGAGACTTCCGAGGAGCTTATGGAGAAGTTCTTCGAGGGAGAAGCTTTCACTCAGAAGGAGCTTATCGACGGTATCCACGACGGTATGAACAGAGGTATCATCACTCCTGTAGTCTGCACATCTGCTGCTGATCTTGGCGGTATTGATATGCTCCTTAAGGAGATCGAGCTTCTTCTCCCGTCACCAAACGAGGTGTTCGCAGCAGAAGCTTACACTCCCACACAGGACGTTGTGGAGGTAAAGTGCGACGTTAACGATCCGCTTTCAGCCTTTGTTTTCAAGACAGTTGCCGACCCATTCGTAGGCAAGATGTCATTTATAAGAGTTATGTCAGGCATGCTTTCTGCCAACAGTGATGTTATGAACTCCACTACAGGCAGCGCAGAAAAGATAGGCAAGCTCTATTCGCTCTGCGGCAAGAAGCAGACAGAAGTACCTGCTGCTTATGCAGGCGATATCGTTGTAGCTTCCAAGATCTCTGCCAATACGGGAGATACTATCGCAGATTCTTCAAGGATCGTCGAGTTCGGCAAAATGGAATTCCCGAGACCCTGCTACTCAATGGCTGTAAAGGCTAAGGCACAGGGCGACGAGGCTAAGATTTCCACAAGCATGCAGCGTCTTATCGAAGAGGATCCTACTCTCACATACGAGCAGGACGAGACTACAAAGGAGCAGATACTCAGCGGTCTCGGCGAGCAGCACATCGAAGTTGCAGCTGCCAAGCTCAAGACAAAGTTCGGCGTTGAGGTAAACCTTACAGTTCCCAAGATAGCTTACAAGGAGACTATCCGCAAGAAGGTAAAGGTCCAGGGACGTCATAAGAAGCAGTCGGGCGGTCACGGTCAGTTCGGTGACGTTTGGATAGAGTTCGAGCCATGTGTAAGCGATACACTTGTATTCGAGGAGAAGATATTCGGCGGCGCTGTTCCGAAGAACTACTTCCCTGCAGTACAGAAGGGACTTGAAGAGAGCGTTAAGAAGGGTGTTCTTGCAGGCTGCCCCGTTGTGGGACTTAAAGCTATACTGGTGGACGGTTCTTACCACCCTGTTGACTCGTCGGAAATGGCATTCAAGACTGCCGCTTCAATTGCATACAAGGAAGGTCTGAGACAGGCTGACCCCGTTATGCTGGAGCCTATCGGCGACCTCAAGGTAACAGCTCCCGACGATAACACAGGTGATATAATGGGCGAGCTCAACAAGCGCAGAGGCAGAGTTCTCGGCATGGAGCCTGTTGGCAGCGGTATCACACTGATACAGGCAGAGGTGCCTATGCGTGAGATGCACGACTTCGCAATGTATCTCCGTCAGACCACAAGAGGCATGGGCAGCTTTACTCTGGATTTCGTAAGATATGAGCAGCTTCCTGCAAATCTTCTTGCTGAGGTAATCTCGTCTGTAGGAAATGTTGAATAAGTAATAACAGCGGCTGCCGCAGTTGCGGCAGCCGTTTCATAATAACTGTTCCTGTTTACTTAGGGGGAGTAAATATGAGGAAAACAAAGAGTAAAAAGCGGAAGATACTTGCTGCAATTGTTCTGTTTATCGTTATATCCATAGCTGCGGCGTTTGTCATAACCTGTGTGGAGATGAACAAGAACTTCGGGCGGGGAGATTATCCCGAAAAGCGTTTTGCGGCTACGTATTTCTACGACCACTACGAAAACGACTATCCTCGTCAGGAGGTCAGCTTCCTCTCAGGGGAAAACACCCTTAAAGGCTACATCTATGGGGGCGACAACGACAGGGGACTTATCGTTTTTGCTCACGGTATAGGCGGCGGTCACGAGTATTATCTGAAGCTGCTGACCAAGCTTGTGGACTGCGGCTGGTGTGTGTTCGCATACGATGCCACAGGCAGTGGAAACAGTGAGGGTGAGAGCTCAAACGGTCTTGCTCAGTCAGTCATAGACCTTGACCTTGCTTTTGATTTTGCGGAGAGCGACCCGCAGCTTGGCAATATGGATACATATGTACTCGGTCACAGCTGGGGAGGCTATGCGGCGGCAGCTGTACTGAATTTCGACCACGATATAAAGGGCTGTGTTACCATGTCGGGCTATAATACGCCCTATGAGGAGCTTGCAGACTCATGCGACAGTATGTACGGCAAGGCCGGAGTTCTTCTTTATCCCTTTGTGTGGACATATAATAAGATGAAGTTCGGCAAGGACTCCTCATGGTCGGCAGTGGACGGCATAAACAAGTCGGATATCCCAGTGCTTGTTATTCACGGTGATAACGATGAGACCATAAGCTATGAAAGTGCTGCAATTATAGCTCACAGGGACGAGATAACAAATCCCAATGTTGAATACAAGGTGTTCACCGAGGAGGGCAGAAACGGTCATAACACCTACTTTTACACTCCCGAATACAGGGATTACAAGAAAAACGTTCTTACTCCGAGAACCGATGCTCTCAGAGAAAAGTACGGCAATGATATCCCAAGTGAAGAATGGGAGAAGTACTACAGCGACATTGACAAGGAGCTGTACAACGGCTTTAATCAGGAGATTATCGACCTTATCAATGATTTTTTCACTAAATGTGCTGTATAAAAGCTTACGGCTGCGGTTTATCCGCAGCCGTTTTTGCGTCTAAATAGGACTTGATTTATTATTGTCAATGTGCTATAATAATTTCTGAACGATTTTTTAGAAAGAAGTGTTTTTACATGACAAAAATAACTATTTTCTCGGGCTTTCTCGGCGCAGGAAAGACCACTCTCATAAAGAAGCTCATTCAGGAGGGCTATAAAGGCGAAAAGCTCGTTCTTATCGAGAATGAGTTCGGTCAGATAGGTATCGACGGCGGCTTCTTACAGGACGCAGGCGTTGAGATAACCGAAATGAACTCGGGCTGCATCTGCTGCAGTCTCGTTGGCGACTTCGGCAAGGCTCTGGAAAAGGTGCTTGCTGACTATGCTCCCGACCGTATCCTTATCGAGCCTTCGGGCGTTGGCAAGCTCAGCGACGTTATCCGCGCTGTTCAGAACATCAATGCTCACGACGTTGAGCTTGACGGCTTCACAACTGTTGTTGACGCAAAGAAGTACAAGATGTACATGAAGAACTTCGGCGAGTTCTTCGACAATCAGATAACCTATGCAAGCTGCCTTATCCTCAGCCATACAAGCGGCCTTTCACAGGACAAGCTTGACGAGTGCGTAAAGAGCCTACGCGAGAAGAATCCCGCTGCTCCTATCGTTACTACAGAGTGGGACGAGCTCACAGGTCAGCAGCTTGTTGACGCTATGACACAGAAGAACACTCTTGATGACGAGCTCAAGGAGCTCCTTGAAGAAGCTGCACATCACGATCATGAGCATCATCATCACGACCATGATCATGAGGAGCATGAGCATCATCATCACGACCATGATCATGAGGAGCATGAGCATCATCATCACGACCATGATCACGATGAACATGAACACCACCACGACCACGGTCCCGACTGCACCTGCGGCTGCCATGACCATGACCATGACCACGATCACGAACATCATCACCACCACCATGCTGACGATGTGTTCACAAGCTGGGGCAGAGAGACTACAAGAGCTTATACTCAGGAGGAGATCACCAACGCTCTCAATGCTCTCGGCGACGAGGAGAAGTACGGTATGATACTCCGTGCAAAGGGTATCGTTGCAGGTACTGACGGTCAGTGGATACACTATGACTATGTTCCCGGTGTGCCCGATGTCCGCACAGGAAGTGCAGGCACTATCGGCAGACTCTGCGTTATCGGCTCAAAGATAAATGAAGAAGCTATTGCAGAGCTCTTCAATGCCTGAGGAAAGGAGCATTTGCTGTGTCTGATCAGAATGAATTGATACCCATATATCTGTTCCTCGGCTTCCTTGAATCGGGAAAGACCAAGTTTATACAGGAGACATTGGAGGACAAGCGCTTCAACAAGGGCGAGAAAACTCTGCTCCTTATATGCGAAGAGGGTATAGAGGAGTACGATATCTCCCGCATGCCGAAGAAAAACGTAATTACACATGTTATTGACGATAAGTCGGAGTTCACTATGGAGAACTTCACCAAGATACTCAATGACAGCGGCGCCGAGCGCGTTGTTGTCGAGTACAACGGTATGTGGCTCATGGACGACTTCTACAAGGCAATGCCCGATGAGACCACTATCGCTCAGGTAATGTGCTTCGTTGATGCAACAACCTTCAACAACTACAATGCCAATATGCGCAGTCTTGTGGTGGATAAGTTCAACGCAACTGAAATGGTGGTCTTCAACCGCTTTGACCCTAAGTCCGACCCCAACGAGTACCACAAGGTGGTAAGAGGTGTAAGCAGACGTGCCGAGATAGTATACGAGTATACAGACGGTAAGGTGGCTTATGACGATATCGAGGACCCGCTTCCCTTTGATGTGGAGGCTGACGAGATAACCCTTGAGGACAAGGACTTCGCGCTGTGGTACAGGGATATCATGGAGGAGCCATTTAAGTACGACGGCAAGACCATGACCTTCAAGGCGCTGACTGCCAAGAACGAGAAGTTCCCCATAAATACTTTTGCTGTGGGACGTCATATCATGACCTGCTGTGTGGAGGATATACAGTACTGCTGGCTGGTTGCTCAGTATGAGGACGGTGCAGAGCCTGCAAATAAGCAGTGGATAACTGTTTCGGGCAAAATAAGCGTTCAGAAGCACAAGCTCTACCGCGGAAAGGGACCTGTTCTTCTTGTGAGAAGCATTGAAAAGGCAGAGGCTCCCGAGCAGCCTGTGGCTACATTCTATTGATAAAAATGCTCCCTTAAAAGGGAGCATTTCTTTTACTCTGTTTTTAGTCCACTGTAATCATAAGGTTTAATAACTATATCTTTATCTTTACAATGTATTTTAAGTGTTATATTCTTTTCTGTATCGAATTTTTCGAGGGAATAAGAAAAATGCTGGATCTTTTCTTTATTTTGAATAATATTATCCTTATCCTGTCCGAATCGCAGACATGGACGGAATTCAGCTATTTCACAATTTGTGTAATCATGTTTGACCTTTACTGTTTTGAAAGCAGTTTCTACATGGACGGCAACATCAACCCATCCCCATTGTAAGACTTTACCGCTTGCAGGAACAGGTTCGCCCTTTTCATCAAGCAGTTTTTCGCCGTTTACATATACACAGTTGTTTACCTTATCTATTGTAATATCTTTTTCTTCTTTTTTAAAAAATGGATAGGAGCGTAGCACTAAAACATTTTCAGGGCTTGGGTAAACATATTTTACACCTCTGATATTTAAGTTTGTTTCAATTGTTATCTGGTCAGAAGAAGCAAGTTTAGGGTGCGCGCAGAAAAGTTCATAGACCGTGCCTAAAGAAATTATGAATAAGAGCAGCAAAGCTATCAGTAATTTATTGAGCCCCAGTCTTATTTTTACTTTTTTCATGGGTTCTATATTTTTTGAAGCAGTATCAAGGCTTATATAATCATATTTCATATCTTCATACACTTTTTGGCATTCAGTACATTTGATAATATGTTTTTCAACTTCTTGCTTGCTTACATCTGAAAGTGCGTTATCACAATACAAAGGAAGCAGGTCTTTTATTATCTCACATTTCATAATATTACTCCTTTCTTAGCTTTTGTTTTGCGCGGTAATATGTCACTCTTGCCCAGCTCCCGTTCTTACCGAAAAGCTGTCCTATCTCTTCAAAAGTCATTGCTCCTGTTGCTCTGAGAAGAATTATTTCTTTTTCGCGTTCGGGAAGCTCGTGTATCTGTTTCAGTATATACATCTTTGTATCAGCGCTTTCTGTCTGTTCATCAGGCGGTACGATACTTATGTCAAGAGCGTTCATATCAGGCTCACAGTAAGCAGAAGGGTGATACTTGCAGCGTTTTAGCTCCTTGAACCAT
Coding sequences:
- the fusA gene encoding elongation factor G; this translates as MKEYDVNKVKNIAFAGHNGSGKTSLAEAILYKAGASDRLGKTADGTTVCDYDPEEIKRQISIGTSLAAFEYNDLKVNLLDTPGLFDFAAEMIEGIRASDTVMITVSAKSGVKVGARKAYEEAVKQGKSKMFVVTKIDDKDANFFNVLTELKTVFGPTVCPVVVPVVSNGQIVEYVNLIEMKCYKYDGKGNAVETEMPTAEISEKFEYRIEGLVAAVSEAVAETSEELMEKFFEGEAFTQKELIDGIHDGMNRGIITPVVCTSAADLGGIDMLLKEIELLLPSPNEVFAAEAYTPTQDVVEVKCDVNDPLSAFVFKTVADPFVGKMSFIRVMSGMLSANSDVMNSTTGSAEKIGKLYSLCGKKQTEVPAAYAGDIVVASKISANTGDTIADSSRIVEFGKMEFPRPCYSMAVKAKAQGDEAKISTSMQRLIEEDPTLTYEQDETTKEQILSGLGEQHIEVAAAKLKTKFGVEVNLTVPKIAYKETIRKKVKVQGRHKKQSGGHGQFGDVWIEFEPCVSDTLVFEEKIFGGAVPKNYFPAVQKGLEESVKKGVLAGCPVVGLKAILVDGSYHPVDSSEMAFKTAASIAYKEGLRQADPVMLEPIGDLKVTAPDDNTGDIMGELNKRRGRVLGMEPVGSGITLIQAEVPMREMHDFAMYLRQTTRGMGSFTLDFVRYEQLPANLLAEVISSVGNVE
- a CDS encoding alpha/beta hydrolase is translated as MRKTKSKKRKILAAIVLFIVISIAAAFVITCVEMNKNFGRGDYPEKRFAATYFYDHYENDYPRQEVSFLSGENTLKGYIYGGDNDRGLIVFAHGIGGGHEYYLKLLTKLVDCGWCVFAYDATGSGNSEGESSNGLAQSVIDLDLAFDFAESDPQLGNMDTYVLGHSWGGYAAAAVLNFDHDIKGCVTMSGYNTPYEELADSCDSMYGKAGVLLYPFVWTYNKMKFGKDSSWSAVDGINKSDIPVLVIHGDNDETISYESAAIIAHRDEITNPNVEYKVFTEEGRNGHNTYFYTPEYRDYKKNVLTPRTDALREKYGNDIPSEEWEKYYSDIDKELYNGFNQEIIDLINDFFTKCAV
- a CDS encoding GTP-binding protein, whose translation is MTKITIFSGFLGAGKTTLIKKLIQEGYKGEKLVLIENEFGQIGIDGGFLQDAGVEITEMNSGCICCSLVGDFGKALEKVLADYAPDRILIEPSGVGKLSDVIRAVQNINAHDVELDGFTTVVDAKKYKMYMKNFGEFFDNQITYASCLILSHTSGLSQDKLDECVKSLREKNPAAPIVTTEWDELTGQQLVDAMTQKNTLDDELKELLEEAAHHDHEHHHHDHDHEEHEHHHHDHDHEEHEHHHHDHDHDEHEHHHDHGPDCTCGCHDHDHDHDHEHHHHHHADDVFTSWGRETTRAYTQEEITNALNALGDEEKYGMILRAKGIVAGTDGQWIHYDYVPGVPDVRTGSAGTIGRLCVIGSKINEEAIAELFNA
- a CDS encoding TIGR03943 family putative permease subunit, whose protein sequence is MSDQNELIPIYLFLGFLESGKTKFIQETLEDKRFNKGEKTLLLICEEGIEEYDISRMPKKNVITHVIDDKSEFTMENFTKILNDSGAERVVVEYNGMWLMDDFYKAMPDETTIAQVMCFVDATTFNNYNANMRSLVVDKFNATEMVVFNRFDPKSDPNEYHKVVRGVSRRAEIVYEYTDGKVAYDDIEDPLPFDVEADEITLEDKDFALWYRDIMEEPFKYDGKTMTFKALTAKNEKFPINTFAVGRHIMTCCVEDIQYCWLVAQYEDGAEPANKQWITVSGKISVQKHKLYRGKGPVLLVRSIEKAEAPEQPVATFY
- a CDS encoding zf-HC2 domain-containing protein, with the protein product MKCEIIKDLLPLYCDNALSDVSKQEVEKHIIKCTECQKVYEDMKYDYISLDTASKNIEPMKKVKIRLGLNKLLIALLLLFIISLGTVYELFCAHPKLASSDQITIETNLNIRGVKYVYPSPENVLVLRSYPFFKKEEKDITIDKVNNCVYVNGEKLLDEKGEPVPASGKVLQWGWVDVAVHVETAFKTVKVKHDYTNCEIAEFRPCLRFGQDKDNIIQNKEKIQHFSYSLEKFDTEKNITLKIHCKDKDIVIKPYDYSGLKTE
- a CDS encoding RNA polymerase sigma factor, which codes for MKKEIEDYYQKYGQKVYAYLISLTRAPDIAQDLTQETFLQALRSLDKFNNKCSVCTWLCQIAKNLWFKELKRCKYHPSAYCEPDMNALDISIVPPDEQTESADTKMYILKQIHELPEREKEIILLRATGAMTFEEIGQLFGKNGSWARVTYYRAKQKLRKE